From a region of the Triticum aestivum cultivar Chinese Spring chromosome 7D, IWGSC CS RefSeq v2.1, whole genome shotgun sequence genome:
- the LOC123169214 gene encoding growth-regulating factor 2 isoform X1 produces MMLGGHGGGGGGRCLFTASQWRELEHQALIYKYMAAGSQVPHELVLPLRHRDAAAFAAIDTVPSLACYPPPQPSLGWGLYGAGAQYARKPEDPEPGRCRRTDGKKWRCSREAYGESKYCDRHMHRGKNRSRKPVEPMSSSSVSSPAASYRQTALSMSPPTPADTPTYGHGHGHDHLRAAAGQSQSQINPLQLHLDTPSPPPSYHRYAPAQQYGGSFFQNRQQVQEEAEAEARRRQHFLALGADLSLDKPDATTAASSTTEEKPLRRFFDEWPRDGNAVEGRPWNMGHRDETLLSMSIPTTTATHPDLAAASRYHHHHNADE; encoded by the exons ATGATGCTGggagggcacggcggcggcggcggcgggaggtgcCTGTTCACGGCGTCGCAGTGGCGGGAGCTGGAGCACCAGGCGCTCATCTACAAGTACATGGCCGCCGGCTCGCAGGTGCCCCACGAGCTGGTcctcccgctccgccaccgcgacgCTGCCGCCTTCGCCGCCATCGACACCGTCCCCTCCCTCGCCTGCTACCCTCCTCCGCAGCCATCCC TGGGGTGGGGGCTCTACGGGGCGGGGGCGCAGTACGCGCGGAAGCCGGAGGACCCGGAGCCGGGGCGGTGCCGGCGGACGGACGGCAAGAAGTGGCGCTGCTCCAGGGAGGCGTACGGGGAGTCCAAGTACTGCGACAGGCACATGCACCGCGGCAAGAACCGTTCAAGAAAGCCTGTGGAACCGATGTCCTCCTCCTCCGTCTCCTCCCCGGCCGCCTCCTACCGCCAGACCGCCCTCTCCATGTCGCCCCCCACGCCGGCCGACACGCCCACctacggccacggccacggccacgacCACCTCCGCGCAGCTGCTGGTCAGAGTCAGAGCCAGATAAACCCTCTCCagctccacctcgacaccccgtcgcccccgccgtccTACCACAGGTACGCGCCGGCGCAGCAGTACGGGGGCTCCTTCTTCCAGAACAGGCAGCAGgtgcaggaggaggcggaggcggaggcgaggcggcggcagcaCTTCCTGGCTCTCGGCGCCGACCTGAGCCTGGACAAGCCCGACGCCACCACCGCGGCGTCCTCGACAACCGAGGAGAAGCCGCTGCGGCGCTTCTTCGACGAGTGGCCGCGCGACGGGAACGCCGTCGAGGGTCGGCCCTGGAATATGGGCCACCGGGACGAGACGCTGCTCTCCATGTCCATCCCCACGACGACGGCCACGcaccccgacctcgccgccgcctcgcgctaccaccaccaccacaacg CAGATGAATAA
- the LOC123169214 gene encoding growth-regulating factor 2 isoform X2 translates to MMLGGHGGGGGGRCLFTASQWRELEHQALIYKYMAAGSQVPHELVLPLRHRDAAAFAAIDTVPSLACYPPPQPSLGWGLYGAGAQYARKPEDPEPGRCRRTDGKKWRCSREAYGESKYCDRHMHRGKNRSRKPVEPMSSSSVSSPAASYRQTALSMSPPTPADTPTYGHGHGHDHLRAAAGQSQSQINPLQLHLDTPSPPPSYHRYAPAQQYGGSFFQNRQQVQEEAEAEARRRQHFLALGADLSLDKPDATTAASSTTEEKPLRRFFDEWPRDGNAVEGRPWNMGHRDETLLSMSIPTTTATHPDLAAASRYHHHHNDE, encoded by the exons ATGATGCTGggagggcacggcggcggcggcggcgggaggtgcCTGTTCACGGCGTCGCAGTGGCGGGAGCTGGAGCACCAGGCGCTCATCTACAAGTACATGGCCGCCGGCTCGCAGGTGCCCCACGAGCTGGTcctcccgctccgccaccgcgacgCTGCCGCCTTCGCCGCCATCGACACCGTCCCCTCCCTCGCCTGCTACCCTCCTCCGCAGCCATCCC TGGGGTGGGGGCTCTACGGGGCGGGGGCGCAGTACGCGCGGAAGCCGGAGGACCCGGAGCCGGGGCGGTGCCGGCGGACGGACGGCAAGAAGTGGCGCTGCTCCAGGGAGGCGTACGGGGAGTCCAAGTACTGCGACAGGCACATGCACCGCGGCAAGAACCGTTCAAGAAAGCCTGTGGAACCGATGTCCTCCTCCTCCGTCTCCTCCCCGGCCGCCTCCTACCGCCAGACCGCCCTCTCCATGTCGCCCCCCACGCCGGCCGACACGCCCACctacggccacggccacggccacgacCACCTCCGCGCAGCTGCTGGTCAGAGTCAGAGCCAGATAAACCCTCTCCagctccacctcgacaccccgtcgcccccgccgtccTACCACAGGTACGCGCCGGCGCAGCAGTACGGGGGCTCCTTCTTCCAGAACAGGCAGCAGgtgcaggaggaggcggaggcggaggcgaggcggcggcagcaCTTCCTGGCTCTCGGCGCCGACCTGAGCCTGGACAAGCCCGACGCCACCACCGCGGCGTCCTCGACAACCGAGGAGAAGCCGCTGCGGCGCTTCTTCGACGAGTGGCCGCGCGACGGGAACGCCGTCGAGGGTCGGCCCTGGAATATGGGCCACCGGGACGAGACGCTGCTCTCCATGTCCATCCCCACGACGACGGCCACGcaccccgacctcgccgccgcctcgcgctaccaccaccaccacaacg ATGAATAA